Genomic window (Longimicrobiales bacterium):
CTGCATCAGCTCGAGATACATGCGCGTGGCTCCCAGCTCCGCGTCCAGTGCGACCTGCGCTGCCGACGACGCGCCCAGGCTCCAGCGCAGCAGGTCGGACAGCAGCCGGATCATGCGGTCGGCGCGCTCCACGTCGTCGTACATCACCGACGAGATCGCGTTCAGCGCATTGAACAGGAAGTGCGGGCGAAGCTGCGCGTGCAGCGCGTTGAGCTCCGCACGCGCGAGCGATGCTTCTACACGGCTCAGCCGCAGCTCCCCGGCACGCGCGGCCTCGTGTCGATCGAACAGCGTGGTCATCACCAGGATCAGGCCGAAGATGATCGCCTGCTTCGGCAGCTCCATGAAGTACCGCAGCGGCATCGCACCGTAGTCGTACGCCCCGAGCCCGAGCAGCGGCGAAAGCAGTGACCGCGAGCCCCACATCCACGTGGTCGAAAGCACGGCGAACGCGAGCATCCCGGCCAGATGAAGCGGCAGCCACCGCCACCAGCGCGGCCCGCGCAGCGGCCAGCGCCGTGCGGCACCAATGACCAGCGGCGCCAGCAGCACAGCGCCGAGCGCACCCGTAATCTCCTCCAGCAACGGATACGCGAACGGGCGGGTGCCGCCGGACAGCACGATATCCAGGTGCTTGTAGGTCGCGGACAGCAGCGCGAACACGGCCGCGCCCGCCGCGAGCCAGGCGGCATTCGCTCGCCACGACATCGCCGGAAACGGCTTCAGCATCGCAGCACCTTCCACCGGGATCGCGTCGTCTGCCACCTCAGTCCGCGCCTGCAAAGGACGGGGTCGCGACACGGGCGGGTTCGGCCGCTGGCGCGCTCACGTGCGCGCCTGCACTGGCCGTCCGCATCGCCGGC
Coding sequences:
- a CDS encoding histidine kinase produces the protein MADDAIPVEGAAMLKPFPAMSWRANAAWLAAGAAVFALLSATYKHLDIVLSGGTRPFAYPLLEEITGALGAVLLAPLVIGAARRWPLRGPRWWRWLPLHLAGMLAFAVLSTTWMWGSRSLLSPLLGLGAYDYGAMPLRYFMELPKQAIIFGLILVMTTLFDRHEAARAGELRLSRVEASLARAELNALHAQLRPHFLFNALNAISSVMYDDVERADRMIRLLSDLLRWSLGASSAAQVALDAELGATRMYLELMQARMGPRLSADIDVQPGTEHALVPALLLQPLVENAATHGMPEPPAQARITVQVLRDGNELVLRVCDNGPGPIRSSDAGTGVGLGNTTARLNALYGTDARLRLLPGDQGGTVAEVRMPFREQAAPTVERETQWTSYA